One segment of Leptospirillum ferrooxidans C2-3 DNA contains the following:
- a CDS encoding HypC/HybG/HupF family hydrogenase formation chaperone: protein MRVLESHPFLSKCEGRGEIRSIQMALVGAQTPGTWVMAFLGQARQVLTEDEAMEINLALDALEAAFAGETDFERFFPDIPSRSSGAANGLTDGENP from the coding sequence ATGAGGGTTCTTGAGTCCCACCCTTTCCTTTCGAAATGCGAGGGTCGTGGGGAAATCCGATCCATTCAGATGGCCCTGGTCGGAGCTCAGACGCCGGGAACATGGGTCATGGCCTTTCTGGGTCAGGCCCGCCAGGTTCTGACGGAGGATGAGGCAATGGAGATCAATCTTGCCCTGGACGCCCTTGAGGCGGCATTTGCCGGGGAGACTGACTTTGAGCGCTTTTTTCCGGACATCCCTTCCCGCTCCTCCGGAGCGGCCAATGGACTCACCGATGGAGAAAACCCATGA
- a CDS encoding hydrogenase expression/formation protein, which produces MSMTSSPDIPEHTRITPRLYESMVAIQDLLAKAIEHPDESYGLSLESLTPEECGHLVELLGEGEISGRILSDDPEKKGKALHVRESNYPGLWLLGNSPEGSSNGVVLSEIEVGRSPRLLRTKPVVAPGLVPDERYEGPLKHLFPHLMNARPLLGELAWHLENHSPRKGAHKIFLNKLPLSEADAEWIDRLLKEDRISLVSRGYGACQIHSTAFPGLWRVLYKNPEGILLLDAICVTDVPDEVAATGEDMTDGLLQYEEFLKWIASDLS; this is translated from the coding sequence ATGAGCATGACCTCCTCTCCGGACATTCCGGAACACACACGCATCACCCCCAGACTTTACGAATCCATGGTCGCCATTCAAGATCTGCTGGCAAAAGCCATCGAACACCCCGATGAAAGCTATGGGTTATCCCTTGAATCCCTCACGCCGGAAGAATGCGGCCACCTTGTCGAACTCTTGGGAGAAGGAGAGATCTCCGGGAGGATTCTTTCGGACGATCCGGAAAAAAAAGGCAAGGCACTCCATGTCCGGGAATCAAACTATCCAGGTCTATGGCTTCTGGGAAACAGTCCGGAGGGGTCTTCGAACGGAGTGGTCCTTTCGGAAATTGAGGTGGGAAGATCTCCCCGGCTTCTCCGCACAAAACCGGTCGTGGCGCCCGGCCTCGTCCCGGACGAGCGTTATGAAGGCCCACTCAAGCACCTCTTTCCCCATCTCATGAATGCTCGTCCACTCCTGGGCGAGTTGGCATGGCATCTTGAAAACCATTCCCCCCGAAAGGGGGCCCATAAAATCTTTCTGAACAAGCTTCCCCTGTCTGAAGCAGATGCCGAATGGATCGACCGGCTCTTGAAAGAAGACCGGATCTCTCTGGTCTCCAGGGGGTACGGAGCCTGCCAGATCCATTCGACTGCTTTTCCGGGTCTATGGAGGGTCCTCTACAAAAATCCGGAAGGAATCCTGCTTCTCGATGCCATTTGTGTGACGGACGTTCCGGATGAGGTTGCGGCGACAGGGGAGGACATGACCGATGGTCTTCTCCAATATGAGGAATTTCTCAAATGGATCGCATCGGACCTTTCTTGA
- a CDS encoding hydrogenase maturation nickel metallochaperone HypA has translation MHELSLATSLLELLEERALLDAFSRVQKIVLKVGELSGVSIPALRQGFEFATKGTLAEGAKMDIIEPPGSGWCFTCERTVPLRDPFRSCPYCGKSAVTPTGGMEFMVVELVVL, from the coding sequence ATGCATGAACTATCACTTGCAACAAGCCTTCTAGAGCTATTGGAGGAGCGGGCCTTACTCGACGCCTTCAGCCGGGTTCAGAAGATCGTTCTGAAAGTGGGAGAACTGTCCGGGGTATCGATTCCGGCCCTCCGCCAGGGCTTTGAGTTTGCCACGAAAGGGACCCTCGCAGAAGGGGCGAAAATGGATATCATCGAACCCCCCGGATCAGGCTGGTGCTTCACCTGCGAACGGACCGTTCCGCTCAGGGATCCCTTCCGAAGCTGTCCGTATTGCGGAAAAAGCGCTGTCACACCAACCGGTGGAATGGAATTCATGGTCGTGGAACTTGTGGTCCTGTAA
- the hypB gene encoding hydrogenase nickel incorporation protein HypB codes for MCIDCGCTSSNESHSHEHDGHSHDHRNHSTSSNLHSTTRRISLEQDVLAANNRLAAENRRFFQEKRILPLNILSSPGTGKTTLIEQTVLALERRSRAGSQSFPLAVIEGDQATSRDSDRIRQLGIPAIQINTGKGCHLDAHQIGHASRDLPLSPGLVLFIENIGNLVCPALFDLGESARVVLFSVTEGEDKPIKYPQMFQLADLVLMTKTDLLPHLDFDREMALNYIRAINPEATILEVSAKSGAGLEKWIEWIFSLEKRVCDPVMRTDA; via the coding sequence ATGTGTATCGATTGCGGCTGCACCTCATCCAATGAGAGCCATTCCCATGAACATGATGGCCATAGCCATGATCATCGAAATCACTCCACTTCTTCCAATCTCCACTCCACAACCCGTCGCATCAGCCTGGAACAGGACGTTCTCGCCGCCAACAACCGGCTGGCTGCTGAAAACCGGCGTTTCTTCCAGGAAAAAAGAATTCTGCCTCTAAATATTCTCTCGAGCCCCGGAACCGGAAAAACAACCCTCATAGAACAGACCGTTCTGGCACTCGAGAGACGGTCCCGGGCAGGAAGTCAGTCCTTCCCACTGGCCGTCATCGAGGGAGACCAAGCAACAAGCAGGGATAGCGACCGAATCAGACAGCTGGGAATTCCGGCAATCCAGATCAACACGGGAAAAGGGTGCCACCTCGACGCCCATCAGATCGGTCACGCCTCCCGGGATCTTCCTCTTTCTCCCGGGCTGGTTCTCTTCATCGAAAATATCGGCAATCTCGTCTGTCCCGCTCTTTTTGATCTGGGAGAGTCGGCCAGGGTTGTCCTTTTCTCCGTCACCGAAGGAGAGGACAAGCCCATCAAGTATCCCCAGATGTTCCAGCTGGCCGATCTCGTCCTCATGACAAAGACCGACCTCCTTCCTCATCTCGACTTCGATCGGGAGATGGCGCTGAACTACATCCGGGCGATCAATCCCGAGGCAACGATCCTCGAGGTGTCCGCCAAATCGGGAGCCGGTCTGGAGAAATGGATCGAATGGATCTTTTCTCTCGAAAAACGGGTGTGCGATCCCGTTATGAGAACGGACGCATAG
- the hypF gene encoding carbamoyltransferase HypF has protein sequence MDLFSRKTGVRSRYENGRIVDPTALHQTPHRIGDPFLPKSGQPFCSSERVRLVISGQVQGVGFRPFVFSLASSLGLTGFILNDSRGVTIEVQGDRKALSEFSLQLELQKPSVSRIDSLRRENVAACPEESSFLIRISPAFDENTRGTSFDSLLPDTATCPDCLTELFEPKNRRYQYPLISCTRCGPRFSIAIKPPFDRVRTTLERFPLCIQCQKEFEDPGNRRFHAQTIGCPMCGPKTHFLDGEGNPVSGGDPVQNVLQALLKGEVIAIKGIGGYHLAGDARNRETVTRIRNLKNRPNKPLAVMTGDLWTASMLAHMGILAKKALLSPERPIVLLPIKKNGPLPYDLIAPDLDRIGVFLPCTPIQHLLFGKGSFHLPDSREPLALVMTSANAEGEPIALAEKEVLKIFAGKIDGFLIHDRIIHHRQDDSLICADGNNRILLRRARGWVPQAFPVGKKRSSSPRTDSPEPFVLALGGQMKTAPCQIREGKALVFPHMGDLDGERSREEYRSSVRTFLHAQGATPTALACDLHPDFYTTRMAFEWGQEWGVPVIPVGHHHAHIASVMADRGLKGPVLGIALDGFGMGVDQTPWGGELLRVDQTDAFRLGHFRTLFLPGGDRVPREPWRMGVSALCALGRGEDAEKIFSHPQAHDLANHLKSAGQTFFPKTSSAGRLFDAAYALLGGKEQLDHEGQGAMELEVWARSFRGQNQETGNGYVISEADGQGILDFLPLLEKLRMERKKEKGAALFHETLSLGVRDFAVWGRERTGIRSIVLSGGVFQNTLLSRRVSALLGQSGFSVYRPLRVPTNDGGLSLGQAWVALSRILTDIRIKKIERRIECVLPFRHA, from the coding sequence ATGGATCTTTTCTCTCGAAAAACGGGTGTGCGATCCCGTTATGAGAACGGACGCATAGTGGACCCGACGGCCCTCCACCAAACTCCTCACAGGATAGGAGATCCATTTCTTCCGAAATCCGGACAGCCATTTTGCTCCTCCGAAAGGGTTCGTCTGGTTATTTCCGGACAGGTTCAGGGAGTGGGCTTTCGTCCATTTGTTTTTAGTCTTGCCAGCTCCCTCGGGCTGACAGGATTCATTTTAAATGATTCCCGTGGGGTGACGATCGAGGTTCAGGGCGATAGGAAAGCGCTTTCAGAGTTCTCGTTACAGCTTGAGCTCCAAAAACCGTCCGTTTCCCGCATTGACAGCCTCCGACGGGAAAATGTGGCAGCTTGCCCGGAAGAGTCGAGTTTTTTGATCCGGATCTCTCCGGCGTTTGACGAAAACACTCGTGGGACCAGCTTTGATTCCCTTCTTCCGGATACTGCCACCTGCCCGGATTGCCTTACCGAACTGTTCGAACCGAAAAACCGCCGGTATCAATATCCTCTAATTTCATGCACCAGATGCGGCCCCCGATTTTCAATCGCCATCAAACCCCCGTTCGATCGTGTCCGGACGACTCTCGAGAGATTTCCCCTCTGCATTCAATGCCAAAAAGAATTTGAAGACCCCGGAAACCGCCGTTTTCATGCCCAGACCATCGGATGCCCAATGTGCGGACCGAAAACACACTTTCTTGACGGAGAGGGAAATCCGGTTTCCGGTGGAGACCCGGTACAAAATGTCCTCCAGGCACTTCTGAAGGGAGAGGTGATCGCGATCAAGGGTATCGGGGGGTATCACCTGGCTGGGGATGCCAGGAACCGGGAGACCGTAACCCGAATCCGCAACCTGAAAAACCGCCCGAATAAACCGCTGGCTGTCATGACGGGAGATCTATGGACAGCATCCATGCTTGCCCATATGGGGATCCTTGCCAAAAAAGCGCTTCTTTCCCCCGAGAGACCGATCGTCCTGCTTCCGATCAAAAAAAATGGCCCTCTTCCGTATGATCTGATCGCTCCGGATCTTGACCGAATAGGGGTTTTTCTCCCCTGCACTCCAATCCAGCACCTTCTCTTCGGAAAAGGGTCCTTTCACCTTCCGGACTCGAGGGAACCGCTGGCGCTGGTCATGACTAGCGCCAACGCCGAGGGAGAGCCGATCGCTCTCGCAGAAAAAGAGGTCCTGAAGATCTTCGCAGGCAAGATCGATGGATTTCTCATACATGACCGGATCATTCACCATCGTCAAGACGACAGCCTGATCTGCGCGGATGGAAACAACCGGATTCTTCTCAGACGAGCCCGGGGCTGGGTCCCACAAGCCTTCCCCGTCGGGAAGAAAAGATCTTCCTCCCCAAGAACAGACTCTCCAGAACCCTTCGTTCTCGCACTGGGAGGACAGATGAAAACCGCCCCATGCCAGATCAGGGAGGGAAAGGCTCTTGTTTTTCCCCATATGGGCGATCTGGACGGGGAGAGATCCAGAGAGGAATACCGCTCTTCTGTCCGTACTTTCCTTCACGCACAAGGTGCGACTCCGACCGCCCTCGCCTGCGATCTCCATCCGGATTTTTACACGACCAGGATGGCTTTTGAATGGGGGCAGGAGTGGGGAGTTCCGGTGATCCCCGTCGGCCACCATCACGCACACATCGCATCGGTGATGGCCGATCGGGGTCTCAAAGGACCTGTTCTTGGAATAGCCCTGGACGGATTTGGAATGGGAGTCGATCAAACCCCCTGGGGAGGGGAGCTTCTTCGGGTTGACCAAACGGACGCCTTCCGTCTGGGTCACTTCAGGACCCTGTTCCTTCCGGGAGGAGACAGGGTTCCCCGCGAACCCTGGCGCATGGGGGTCTCCGCACTTTGCGCCCTTGGTCGGGGGGAAGATGCCGAAAAAATCTTCTCCCACCCCCAGGCGCATGATCTTGCAAATCACCTCAAAAGCGCCGGGCAGACCTTTTTCCCCAAGACATCGAGCGCCGGACGGCTCTTTGACGCGGCATACGCACTTCTTGGGGGAAAAGAGCAGCTGGACCATGAAGGACAAGGAGCCATGGAGCTTGAGGTATGGGCACGATCTTTCAGAGGCCAGAACCAGGAGACAGGGAACGGATATGTGATCAGTGAAGCGGACGGTCAGGGAATTCTTGACTTTCTTCCCCTCCTTGAAAAACTACGGATGGAGAGAAAAAAGGAAAAGGGCGCGGCACTCTTTCATGAGACACTCTCACTCGGAGTTCGGGACTTTGCGGTTTGGGGGAGAGAACGGACCGGAATACGTTCAATCGTCCTTTCCGGGGGGGTTTTCCAAAATACCCTTCTCTCCCGGCGGGTATCGGCTCTTTTGGGACAATCGGGATTTTCCGTTTACAGACCGCTCCGGGTTCCGACAAATGACGGAGGTCTGTCTTTGGGGCAGGCGTGGGTCGCATTGAGCAGGATCCTGACAGATATCCGGATCAAAAAGATTGAAAGGAGAATCGAATGTGTCTTGCCATTCCGGCATGCGTAA
- a CDS encoding HypC/HybG/HupF family hydrogenase formation chaperone — protein MCLAIPACVTEKLDESRVRVSLGGIEQEVSTILLDSVDIGDYLIVHVGFALGKIDSGEALETLELMKDWPETGTAS, from the coding sequence ATGTGTCTTGCCATTCCGGCATGCGTAACGGAAAAACTGGACGAGTCCCGGGTCCGGGTGAGTCTTGGAGGGATCGAGCAGGAGGTTTCGACCATTCTTCTTGATTCGGTGGATATCGGGGATTATCTCATTGTTCATGTGGGATTTGCCCTGGGCAAAATCGACAGCGGAGAAGCTCTTGAAACGCTGGAATTGATGAAGGATTGGCCAGAAACCGGAACGGCTTCATGA
- the hypD gene encoding hydrogenase formation protein HypD: MKASLRFIEEFRDPPTGLSLIAHLKKAVTRPIRLMEFCGGHTHAFYRFGLLDLLPEKIRMIHGPGCPVCILPMGRIDAAIDLALRPEVILVTYGDVLRVPGSAGMTLMKARSRGADVRIIYSAVEALALARKYPERKVVFFAIGFETTTPPTAAVLIEARQSGLGNFFVFANHVMTPPAMRAILSNQKSGAELDGIIGPSHVSTVIGSDAYSFVADEFHIPVVIAGFEPLDILLALKMLANQISGHQAIVENEYRRAVTPKGNPLAQKLVGEVFQTASSFEWRGLGILGESSLEIRPEYSAHDALCQFDITITAISDPKACECGEILKGLKRPRDCRIFGTLCTPDTPVGSCMVSAEGACAAAYHYGSGTVAKNAGEILH; this comes from the coding sequence ATGAAGGCCTCCCTCCGGTTCATTGAAGAGTTTCGGGATCCTCCGACAGGGCTCTCCCTTATCGCACACCTGAAGAAAGCCGTGACCCGTCCGATACGGCTGATGGAATTCTGCGGTGGACACACCCATGCCTTCTATCGTTTTGGTCTTCTGGATCTTCTGCCCGAAAAGATCCGCATGATCCACGGACCTGGCTGCCCGGTTTGCATTCTTCCCATGGGACGCATCGATGCCGCCATTGACCTCGCCCTTCGACCGGAAGTGATCCTCGTCACTTACGGAGATGTCCTCCGTGTCCCGGGATCGGCCGGCATGACGCTCATGAAGGCCAGATCCCGGGGGGCCGATGTCCGGATCATCTATTCGGCCGTTGAAGCTCTCGCTCTGGCCCGGAAATACCCGGAAAGAAAAGTCGTCTTTTTTGCCATCGGCTTTGAAACGACGACTCCTCCAACAGCCGCAGTGCTCATTGAAGCGCGACAATCCGGTCTTGGAAACTTTTTCGTGTTCGCCAATCATGTCATGACGCCTCCGGCCATGCGGGCCATCTTGTCGAACCAGAAATCAGGAGCCGAGCTCGACGGCATTATCGGACCATCCCACGTCAGCACCGTCATCGGGTCAGATGCATATTCTTTTGTCGCCGACGAATTCCACATCCCTGTCGTTATCGCCGGATTCGAACCGCTGGATATTCTTCTCGCATTAAAAATGCTTGCAAATCAGATTTCCGGCCATCAGGCCATTGTGGAAAACGAATACCGCCGGGCGGTCACTCCCAAGGGAAATCCACTGGCCCAGAAGCTGGTCGGGGAGGTCTTTCAGACGGCTTCCTCTTTCGAATGGCGGGGACTTGGCATCCTTGGCGAGAGTTCTCTGGAAATACGCCCGGAATATTCAGCCCACGATGCGCTTTGCCAATTTGATATCACCATCACTGCGATCTCCGATCCGAAAGCCTGTGAGTGCGGAGAGATCCTCAAAGGGCTGAAACGCCCTCGGGACTGCCGGATCTTTGGAACTCTCTGCACCCCGGACACACCTGTCGGTTCATGCATGGTCAGCGCCGAAGGAGCCTGCGCCGCGGCCTATCACTATGGATCCGGGACTGTTGCCAAAAATGCCGGGGAGATCCTCCATTGA
- the hypE gene encoding hydrogenase expression/formation protein HypE, whose translation MSASSGRRHHGAPIDREKGLIEMVHGSGGRASAQLVDEIFLPAFDNQWLRPLGDQARILLEGGPWTMTTDSYVITPYFFPGGDIGSLAVHGTVNDLSMGGAVPLYLTAAFILEEGFPIKDLATITNSMALAAKEAGVALVTGDTKVVEKGKGGDGIYINTSGIGRIPEGVYLDPSKIRPGDTILLSGSIGDHGSAVLAARENWGLSTSLLSDSASLHGLVACMLESAPGLVCLRDPTRGGVATSLNEWAQTAGVDLLIDEERLPVREEVRGICELLGLDPLYLANEGKLLAVCRKQDADRLLLTMKNHPLGRNSVILGHVTGEAPNGRSGQVRMTTPMGGTRMVDWLRGDPLPRIC comes from the coding sequence TTGAGCGCCTCTTCCGGAAGGCGCCACCACGGAGCTCCTATCGACCGGGAAAAGGGGCTCATCGAGATGGTTCACGGAAGCGGAGGAAGAGCCTCGGCGCAGCTTGTCGACGAGATTTTCCTTCCGGCCTTCGACAATCAGTGGCTCAGGCCGCTTGGAGATCAGGCCAGGATTTTGTTGGAGGGCGGGCCCTGGACCATGACGACCGACTCCTATGTCATTACTCCCTATTTCTTCCCGGGAGGAGATATTGGATCTCTTGCGGTTCACGGGACGGTCAACGATCTCTCCATGGGAGGAGCCGTTCCGTTGTACCTGACCGCGGCCTTCATTCTTGAGGAAGGCTTTCCGATAAAGGACCTCGCCACCATCACAAACAGCATGGCCCTTGCCGCAAAGGAGGCAGGTGTCGCACTCGTGACCGGCGACACCAAGGTTGTCGAGAAAGGAAAAGGCGGAGATGGCATCTACATCAATACCTCAGGAATCGGCCGAATCCCGGAAGGAGTTTATCTGGACCCCTCGAAGATCCGACCGGGAGACACGATTCTGCTCTCGGGATCCATCGGTGATCACGGCAGCGCTGTTCTCGCCGCCAGAGAAAATTGGGGGCTCTCCACATCGCTTCTTTCGGATTCAGCATCACTCCATGGCCTGGTGGCCTGCATGCTCGAATCCGCTCCCGGACTTGTCTGTCTGAGGGATCCGACGAGGGGAGGTGTTGCCACTTCTCTCAATGAATGGGCCCAGACGGCCGGAGTCGACCTTTTGATCGACGAAGAACGACTCCCTGTCCGAGAGGAGGTTCGGGGAATCTGCGAGCTCCTGGGGCTCGATCCCCTGTATCTCGCAAACGAAGGGAAACTTCTGGCGGTATGCAGGAAACAGGATGCCGACAGGCTTCTTTTGACCATGAAGAATCATCCATTGGGCCGGAACTCGGTTATTTTGGGTCATGTCACGGGAGAAGCCCCAAACGGTCGGAGCGGTCAGGTTCGTATGACCACTCCCATGGGAGGCACCCGGATGGTGGACTGGCTGCGGGGAGATCCCCTTCCACGGATCTGCTGA
- a CDS encoding HoxN/HupN/NixA family nickel/cobalt transporter — MSLETGLLSSSGTIHQGSIVLIMMALIMGFRHGLDPDHLTAIDAILRFQASRKHRLVRWAGLYFSLGHGIVVMGIGLTVPALSLHWKTPTGLILFGGLFSATFLLGMAGMNTMALVRSDSSKPFVPAGLRSRFLLRYVPLERPLFILLLGMMFAVSFDTISQTLVFSWAASGLGGIRETLLVGLAFIIGMVLSDGTNGLWIARLISRADRQGVRISRTMGWTVVSLSLFVGLYILSSTLFPSLPLGTPILDTGIGLGVILCLSLSYMVVDMRIPPGQ; from the coding sequence ATGTCACTTGAAACAGGGTTGTTATCTTCGTCAGGAACAATTCACCAGGGCTCCATCGTCCTCATCATGATGGCTCTGATCATGGGTTTCCGACATGGTCTGGATCCTGACCATCTCACAGCGATCGATGCCATCTTGCGCTTTCAGGCGAGCCGCAAACACCGGCTTGTCCGGTGGGCAGGCCTGTACTTCTCCCTGGGACACGGGATTGTCGTCATGGGGATCGGCCTTACTGTCCCGGCTCTCTCCCTCCACTGGAAAACCCCGACAGGACTGATTCTTTTCGGAGGACTGTTTTCCGCAACTTTTCTTCTGGGTATGGCCGGGATGAACACCATGGCACTGGTCCGTTCGGATTCGTCAAAGCCTTTCGTCCCGGCAGGTCTCCGATCGCGATTTCTTCTCCGATACGTTCCTCTCGAACGTCCGCTGTTCATTCTTCTTTTGGGAATGATGTTCGCCGTCTCATTCGATACGATCTCCCAGACTCTGGTTTTCTCCTGGGCCGCCTCCGGGTTGGGGGGAATAAGGGAAACCCTTTTGGTCGGGCTGGCCTTTATCATCGGTATGGTCTTGTCCGATGGAACAAACGGATTGTGGATCGCCCGTCTGATTTCCCGGGCGGACCGGCAAGGCGTCCGTATTTCCCGGACAATGGGATGGACCGTTGTCTCCTTAAGCCTTTTCGTCGGTCTTTATATTCTGTCTTCAACCCTTTTCCCGTCGCTCCCGCTCGGAACTCCCATCCTTGATACCGGAATCGGACTCGGGGTCATCCTCTGCCTTTCCCTGTCTTATATGGTCGTTGATATGAGAATCCCGCCTGGTCAATAA
- a CDS encoding M48 family metallopeptidase: protein MIRSNTTDKQLESSGFLPNDLEVEISAHRSPTRYGLSFQPVPKGVGWALHLKVPRGTSEEKIREILYRHRRWINARFQRFRQGILHSHANHPEHSGKNHESLILFDGIFHRIIIEKNHPGPDGKRVFTNPDQTITVQSPGDLSDHEAALAIREFFLSEMIRRTSGILKHRSQQLNLYPKKVVIRNTKRQWGSMNRHGVMSLSLRLAQMTEEILDLVIVHELCHMLHPNHGESFNTLLTRLTPDHRQKMKEISAIWTFGETPLWEAGFSSLPIPDNLLPQPHNSPKT from the coding sequence TTGATCAGGTCGAACACCACCGACAAACAATTGGAGAGCTCAGGATTTCTCCCGAATGATCTTGAGGTCGAGATATCGGCCCATCGCTCGCCCACACGATATGGACTTTCTTTTCAGCCCGTTCCGAAAGGGGTGGGCTGGGCCCTCCATCTGAAAGTTCCACGTGGAACATCCGAAGAAAAGATCCGGGAAATCCTCTATCGCCACAGGAGATGGATCAACGCGCGATTCCAGAGATTCCGACAGGGAATCCTTCATTCCCATGCCAACCATCCTGAACATTCCGGAAAGAATCATGAGTCACTGATTCTTTTTGACGGAATCTTCCACAGGATCATCATCGAGAAAAACCATCCCGGACCGGACGGAAAAAGGGTTTTCACAAACCCTGACCAGACCATTACGGTCCAAAGCCCCGGAGATCTTTCCGATCATGAAGCGGCTTTGGCCATCAGGGAGTTTTTTCTTTCGGAAATGATCCGGAGAACTTCCGGAATCCTGAAACATCGCTCACAGCAACTTAATCTTTACCCCAAAAAAGTTGTGATCCGGAATACAAAAAGGCAATGGGGATCGATGAACCGTCATGGGGTCATGTCCCTGTCGCTCAGGCTGGCACAGATGACCGAAGAGATTCTGGATCTGGTGATTGTTCATGAACTGTGCCACATGCTTCATCCCAACCATGGAGAGTCCTTCAACACCCTCCTGACGAGACTGACCCCGGACCACCGGCAGAAGATGAAAGAGATTTCCGCCATTTGGACCTTTGGTGAGACCCCCCTTTGGGAAGCCGGGTTTTCATCCCTTCCGATTCCCGACAATCTCCTCCCCCAACCTCACAATAGTCCCAAGACTTGA
- a CDS encoding cobalt-precorrin-5B (C(1))-methyltransferase: protein MENKEKPKGQRTGFSTGACSQAGVAACLVAFLEGAPPQEIAVRLPIGRKAVFPLADFCLDLHSDKDRPSATATIVKDAGDDPDVTHGASIITSVRITCVPGVRFFAGEGVGTVTKPGLGLAVGDPAINPVPREMIKNEFLLRQDDLKAWTSKHYGWSDPGMDVTISIPNGEVLAEKTLNGRLGILGGLSILGTKGIVVPFSTSAYRASISQAIDVALARDISTLVFTTGGQSEKFAQKIRSDLPEEAFIQIGDFTGFSLREAVKKKVGRVIMAGFLGKFSKLAAGVTQTHAAGSSVDLEFLSSVAREAGCPEAVCNEIAHANTARHAGEIALSAGCTGFFSFLGKRVTSQLKKTVKNELPIEVLLTNFDGTILSHEGDKTC, encoded by the coding sequence GTGGAAAACAAGGAAAAACCAAAAGGACAAAGAACAGGATTTTCCACCGGCGCATGCTCCCAGGCCGGTGTGGCGGCCTGTCTGGTGGCCTTTCTGGAAGGAGCCCCCCCCCAAGAGATCGCTGTCAGGCTTCCCATTGGCAGAAAAGCCGTTTTTCCTCTCGCCGATTTTTGCCTGGACCTCCATTCCGACAAGGATCGTCCCAGCGCAACGGCAACCATCGTCAAGGATGCCGGCGATGATCCCGATGTCACCCATGGAGCCTCCATCATCACTTCCGTCCGGATCACGTGCGTCCCCGGCGTGCGCTTTTTTGCGGGAGAAGGGGTTGGAACCGTCACCAAGCCGGGACTGGGCCTCGCTGTCGGAGATCCCGCCATCAATCCTGTTCCCAGAGAGATGATCAAAAACGAGTTTCTTCTGCGGCAGGACGATCTGAAGGCCTGGACCTCAAAACATTACGGATGGAGCGATCCGGGAATGGATGTCACCATCTCCATTCCCAATGGAGAAGTTCTCGCAGAAAAGACACTGAACGGACGGTTGGGGATACTGGGCGGCCTTTCCATACTGGGAACAAAAGGCATAGTCGTTCCTTTCAGCACATCCGCTTACAGGGCCAGCATCTCCCAGGCGATCGATGTCGCCCTGGCCCGGGACATCTCTACACTTGTGTTTACAACGGGCGGGCAAAGTGAAAAATTTGCCCAGAAGATCCGCTCGGACCTCCCGGAAGAGGCCTTCATCCAGATCGGGGATTTCACGGGATTCTCCCTTCGGGAGGCGGTCAAGAAAAAGGTGGGACGGGTGATCATGGCGGGTTTTCTCGGGAAATTTTCCAAGCTGGCGGCAGGCGTCACCCAAACGCATGCGGCAGGCTCATCGGTGGATCTTGAATTTCTCTCCTCCGTCGCCCGGGAGGCAGGGTGTCCGGAAGCTGTCTGCAATGAGATCGCCCACGCCAATACCGCAAGACACGCCGGAGAAATCGCCTTGTCGGCGGGATGCACAGGTTTTTTCTCCTTCCTGGGAAAAAGGGTCACCAGCCAATTGAAGAAAACAGTAAAGAACGAGCTTCCCATCGAAGTCCTCCTCACCAACTTCGATGGGACCATCCTCTCCCATGAGGGAGACAAAACATGCTAG